In Halorussus limi, a genomic segment contains:
- a CDS encoding cation diffusion facilitator family transporter produces MSERSMRRVGAVVLAVNVLLVAAKGLVWWSTGSLAVGSEAVNSLADSGYSLVILAGLYLTTQPPDFSHPHGHERIEPFVSLFIALGVFAAGIGVLWQAVTSVLSGDVGAAVTSPAAVGVLVATAAVKFGLYRYCLRVAEETRSPALTATALDNRNDILTAGAALVGVLGGTVGLPVLDPIAAGVVSVGILYTGYEIVRDNVDYLVGSAPPEDLRAEIIRRTLDHPDVEGAHDVIAHYVGPEIDVSLHIEVEGDRTLFEAHAIETDIVQSIRDLEEVDDVFVHVDPKELGEWKDDESIDELVEDEMSKP; encoded by the coding sequence ATGAGCGAGCGGAGCATGCGCCGCGTGGGGGCGGTCGTCTTGGCCGTCAACGTCCTGTTGGTCGCCGCCAAGGGACTGGTCTGGTGGTCGACCGGAAGCCTCGCGGTCGGTTCCGAGGCGGTCAACAGCCTCGCGGACTCGGGCTACAGCCTCGTCATCCTCGCGGGCCTCTACCTGACGACTCAACCGCCCGACTTCAGCCACCCTCACGGCCACGAGCGCATCGAACCGTTCGTCTCGCTGTTCATCGCGCTCGGGGTCTTCGCGGCCGGCATCGGCGTCCTCTGGCAGGCGGTCACCTCTGTCCTCTCGGGAGACGTCGGGGCGGCCGTGACCTCTCCGGCCGCGGTCGGCGTATTGGTCGCCACCGCCGCCGTGAAGTTCGGTCTCTACCGCTACTGCCTCCGCGTCGCCGAGGAGACCCGCTCCCCGGCGCTGACCGCCACCGCGCTCGACAACCGCAACGACATCCTGACCGCGGGCGCGGCGCTGGTCGGGGTGCTGGGCGGGACCGTCGGACTGCCGGTTTTGGACCCCATCGCAGCGGGCGTCGTCTCGGTCGGCATCCTCTACACGGGGTACGAAATCGTACGCGACAACGTGGACTACCTCGTCGGGAGCGCGCCGCCCGAGGACCTCCGGGCCGAAATCATCCGCCGGACGCTGGACCACCCCGACGTGGAGGGCGCTCACGACGTCATCGCCCACTACGTCGGCCCGGAAATCGACGTGAGCCTCCACATCGAAGTCGAGGGCGACCGGACGCTGTTCGAGGCCCACGCCATCGAGACCGACATCGTGCAGTCCATCCGTGACTTGGAGGAGGTAGACGACGTGTTCGTCCACGTGGACCCGAAGGAACTCGGCGAGTGGAAGGACGACGAGTCGATAGACGAGTTGGTCGAAGACGAGATGTCGAAGCCGTGA
- a CDS encoding TrkH family potassium uptake protein — MTRRRTVRGVPADLATILRDVGALVLMQAGLMTLSVGVAAAFREWYVALAFLLAGGVTALFGGVARKWFADAPDPQMKHGMVIAAGGWFATATFGSLPFLFAAHFVPPELMATFVPAGADTSSWEPIRVGSTTTLSSLAYFQNPLHAFFESMSGWTGSGLTMAVHEPSLPHAIQWWRSLIQWVGGVGVIVLTTAILARPGSGSYTLYQAETREERIHPSIIHTVQTVWKIFAGYTVLAIVALFAAISLSEPLSPGTALWQALNHAMTGLSTGGFSVTDNSIATYDSTLVETVLLPIMTLGAIAFPIHYMVLTNRDPRALFEDVQTKWLFVLFAVGVVALTVQNLLTPEFARAFADEGDVLRDSVFQFVSALTCTGFQSAPIGRWSAGGKLIVSFAMTLGGAAGSTVGGIKIIRGYTIGKGIRWQFSRVFLPSSAVVNVEIGDRLLDREGMEREFSEAAIVSMLWLLILLASSLVMINVVGQSFTYADALFEVASAQGNVGLSAGITGPEMPALAEGMFLLNMWIGRLEIIPVLVFLRSALYGLDP, encoded by the coding sequence ATGACGCGAAGGCGCACCGTCCGAGGTGTGCCCGCGGACCTCGCCACCATCCTCCGGGACGTGGGTGCGCTCGTGTTGATGCAGGCCGGACTGATGACGCTCAGCGTCGGCGTCGCCGCGGCGTTCCGCGAGTGGTACGTCGCGCTGGCGTTCCTGCTCGCCGGCGGCGTCACCGCGCTGTTCGGCGGCGTCGCCCGCAAGTGGTTCGCGGACGCACCCGACCCCCAGATGAAACACGGGATGGTCATCGCCGCCGGGGGCTGGTTCGCCACGGCGACGTTCGGGTCGCTCCCGTTCCTGTTCGCGGCCCACTTCGTCCCGCCGGAGCTGATGGCGACGTTCGTCCCTGCGGGCGCGGACACCTCCTCGTGGGAGCCGATTCGCGTCGGTTCGACCACGACGCTGTCGAGTCTCGCGTACTTCCAGAATCCGCTCCACGCCTTCTTCGAGAGCATGTCGGGGTGGACCGGAAGCGGGCTGACGATGGCGGTCCACGAACCGTCGCTCCCCCACGCCATCCAGTGGTGGCGCTCGCTCATCCAGTGGGTCGGAGGCGTCGGCGTCATCGTCCTCACGACCGCCATCCTCGCCCGTCCCGGAAGCGGGAGTTACACGCTCTATCAGGCCGAGACCCGCGAGGAGCGCATCCACCCGAGCATCATACACACGGTCCAGACCGTCTGGAAGATTTTCGCGGGCTACACCGTCCTCGCCATCGTCGCGCTGTTCGCCGCCATCTCCCTGAGCGAACCGCTATCGCCGGGCACGGCGCTCTGGCAGGCGCTCAATCACGCCATGACCGGACTCTCGACCGGCGGGTTCAGCGTGACCGACAACTCCATCGCCACCTACGACTCGACGCTGGTCGAGACGGTTCTACTGCCCATCATGACCCTCGGAGCCATCGCGTTCCCCATCCACTACATGGTGCTGACCAACCGGGACCCGCGCGCGCTCTTCGAGGACGTACAGACGAAGTGGCTGTTCGTCCTGTTCGCGGTCGGCGTCGTCGCGCTGACCGTCCAGAATCTGCTGACTCCCGAGTTCGCACGGGCGTTCGCGGACGAGGGCGACGTCCTCCGGGACTCGGTGTTCCAGTTCGTCAGCGCGCTGACCTGCACGGGGTTCCAGTCGGCCCCCATCGGCAGGTGGAGCGCGGGCGGGAAACTCATCGTGAGTTTCGCCATGACGCTGGGTGGCGCGGCCGGGTCGACCGTCGGCGGCATCAAGATAATCCGGGGCTACACCATCGGCAAGGGAATCCGATGGCAGTTCTCCCGCGTGTTCCTCCCCTCGTCGGCCGTCGTGAACGTCGAAATCGGCGACCGACTGCTCGACCGCGAGGGGATGGAGCGGGAGTTCAGCGAGGCGGCCATCGTGAGCATGCTCTGGCTACTCATTCTCCTCGCGAGTAGCCTCGTCATGATCAACGTCGTCGGCCAGTCGTTCACCTACGCGGACGCTCTCTTCGAGGTCGCCAGCGCGCAGGGCAACGTCGGACTCTCGGCCGGCATCACCGGGCCCGAGATGCCCGCGCTCGCCGAGGGGATGTTCCTGCTTAACATGTGGATCGGTCGACTCGAAATTATCCCCGTGCTGGTGTTCCTGCGGTCCGCTCTCTACGGTCTCGACCCCTAA
- a CDS encoding potassium channel family protein produces the protein MYLVIVGAGDIGSQLIEIATQNDNDVVVVEKDPARAEAAASQFDALVLNDDATIMDTLEEAGGDRADALIATTQHDATNVMVSLLGKELEIPSIVSVVHNPEHMNLFRQIGVNVMENPQRLIADYLYRAVKRPSIKDYMRVGDRAEVFEITVQQDADVSGMTLSQAADEGMFREGILVVAIERDGDIITPRGDTRIRPGDLVTVFSESGVTPETTDIFGHYEDHAT, from the coding sequence ATGTATCTCGTCATCGTCGGAGCGGGCGACATCGGCTCGCAACTCATCGAGATAGCGACGCAGAACGACAACGACGTGGTCGTCGTCGAGAAGGACCCCGCGAGAGCCGAAGCCGCCGCCTCGCAGTTCGACGCGCTGGTGTTGAACGACGACGCGACCATCATGGACACCTTGGAGGAGGCGGGCGGCGACAGGGCCGACGCGCTCATCGCCACGACGCAACACGACGCGACGAACGTGATGGTGAGCCTGCTCGGCAAGGAACTGGAGATTCCCTCCATCGTCTCGGTCGTCCACAACCCCGAACACATGAACCTCTTTCGCCAAATCGGGGTCAACGTCATGGAGAACCCCCAACGGCTCATCGCAGACTACCTCTACCGGGCGGTCAAGCGCCCCTCCATCAAGGACTACATGCGCGTCGGCGACCGAGCCGAGGTGTTCGAGATAACCGTCCAGCAGGACGCCGACGTCTCCGGCATGACCCTGTCGCAGGCCGCCGACGAGGGCATGTTCCGGGAGGGCATCCTCGTGGTCGCCATCGAGCGCGACGGCGACATCATCACGCCGCGGGGCGACACCCGAATCCGGCCGGGCGACCTCGTGACGGTCTTCTCGGAGTCGGGCGTCACGCCCGAGACGACCGATATCTTCGGCCACTACGAGGACCACGCTACATGA
- the icd gene encoding NADP-dependent isocitrate dehydrogenase — protein MSYDKVEVPESGEKITVAEEGEDGLEVPDNPIIPIIHGDGIGQDVGPAAQKVLSKAAEETGRDVNWMRLYAGESAREKYDENLPDETVDAIREHRVAIKGPLTTPVGAGFRSLNVALRQTLDLYANVRPTYYLDGVPSPMKAPEEMDMVTFRENTEDVYAGIEWEAGTDEAEKVRDFVEDEMDFDDVMHEGPIGLGLKPISEKGSKRLVREAIDYAIENDRDKVTLVHKGNIMKFTEGQFGDWGMEVADEEYPDDEVFAAPDSLWEEQDEVDIPEDAVMVEERLADAMLQWMQLRTDEFDVLAMPNLNGDYLSDAAGAQIGGLGIAPGANFGDNRCLAEPVHGSAPKRAGQDMANPTALILSGRLLFEYLGWDDTGELIRDAVEETISSGTVTYDLARQREDAEKVGTTEYAEAICDKIEDLA, from the coding sequence ATGAGCTACGACAAGGTGGAAGTCCCCGAGAGCGGGGAGAAGATTACCGTCGCGGAGGAAGGCGAGGACGGACTCGAAGTACCCGATAATCCGATTATCCCCATCATTCACGGGGACGGCATCGGACAGGACGTCGGTCCGGCCGCCCAGAAGGTCCTCAGCAAGGCCGCAGAGGAGACGGGCCGCGATGTCAACTGGATGCGCCTCTACGCCGGTGAGAGCGCCCGAGAGAAGTACGACGAGAACCTGCCCGACGAGACAGTCGACGCCATCCGCGAACACCGCGTCGCCATCAAGGGGCCGCTCACGACCCCGGTCGGCGCCGGTTTCCGGTCGCTGAACGTCGCGCTCCGCCAGACGCTCGACCTCTACGCGAACGTCCGACCGACCTACTATCTCGACGGTGTTCCCTCCCCGATGAAAGCGCCCGAGGAGATGGACATGGTCACGTTCCGGGAGAACACCGAGGACGTGTACGCCGGCATCGAGTGGGAAGCCGGTACCGACGAGGCCGAGAAGGTCCGAGACTTCGTCGAGGACGAGATGGACTTCGACGACGTCATGCACGAGGGACCGATCGGTCTCGGTCTCAAGCCCATCTCCGAGAAGGGCAGCAAGCGCCTCGTCCGCGAGGCCATCGACTACGCCATCGAGAACGACCGCGACAAGGTCACGCTGGTCCACAAGGGCAACATCATGAAGTTCACCGAGGGCCAGTTCGGCGACTGGGGCATGGAGGTCGCCGACGAGGAGTACCCCGACGACGAGGTCTTCGCCGCGCCCGACTCGCTCTGGGAGGAGCAGGACGAAGTGGACATCCCGGAGGACGCCGTCATGGTCGAGGAGCGCCTCGCCGACGCGATGCTCCAGTGGATGCAGCTTCGCACCGACGAGTTCGACGTGCTCGCCATGCCGAACCTCAACGGCGACTACCTCAGCGACGCCGCGGGCGCCCAGATCGGCGGCCTCGGCATCGCGCCCGGCGCGAACTTCGGTGACAACCGCTGTCTCGCCGAACCGGTCCACGGGTCGGCGCCCAAGCGCGCCGGACAGGACATGGCCAACCCGACCGCGCTCATCCTCTCGGGTCGCCTCCTGTTCGAGTACCTCGGCTGGGACGACACCGGCGAACTCATCCGCGACGCCGTCGAGGAGACCATCTCCTCGGGCACGGTCACGTACGACCTCGCCCGCCAGCGCGAGGACGCCGAGAAGGTCGGCACCACCGAGTACGCCGAGGCCATCTGCGACAAGATCGAAGACCTCGCGTAG
- a CDS encoding DUF7835 family putative zinc beta-ribbon protein yields the protein MATQNHNFQAITESCDQCERETPHEVSVQIRTESQKRENAEFSREPYRVTECEICGEESSQRMNNA from the coding sequence ATGGCTACACAAAATCACAACTTCCAGGCGATAACGGAATCGTGCGACCAGTGCGAGCGCGAGACCCCACACGAGGTCTCCGTGCAAATTCGGACCGAGAGCCAGAAGCGCGAGAACGCCGAGTTCTCCCGGGAACCCTACCGCGTCACCGAGTGCGAAATCTGCGGCGAAGAGTCGAGTCAGCGGATGAACAACGCGTAA
- a CDS encoding HIT family protein — MEQVFAPWRIEWVERDDADDDIEGCVFCAFAERDDDRENLVVARSDHAFVVFNNYPYNPGHAMVIPREHTGDYRDLSEEVLLDHARLKQRTFDALDDALSPTGFNAGLNLGQGAGGSIDDHLHTHVVPRWEGDTNFMPVVSDTKVIVEAIDETYDRVREAFAEQEGAEVPNDDERAVRF; from the coding sequence ATGGAACAGGTCTTCGCACCGTGGCGCATCGAGTGGGTCGAGCGAGACGACGCCGACGACGACATCGAGGGCTGTGTCTTCTGCGCGTTCGCCGAGCGAGACGACGACCGCGAGAACCTCGTCGTCGCGCGGAGCGACCACGCCTTCGTCGTCTTCAACAACTACCCCTACAATCCGGGCCACGCGATGGTGATTCCCCGTGAACACACCGGCGACTACCGGGACCTCTCCGAGGAGGTCCTGCTGGACCACGCCCGACTCAAGCAGCGGACCTTCGACGCGCTCGACGACGCGCTCTCGCCGACCGGCTTCAACGCGGGCCTCAACCTCGGGCAGGGCGCGGGCGGGTCCATCGACGACCACCTCCACACCCACGTCGTTCCGCGCTGGGAGGGAGACACCAACTTCATGCCGGTCGTCTCTGACACGAAGGTCATCGTGGAAGCGATAGACGAGACCTACGACCGCGTGCGCGAGGCGTTCGCCGAGCAGGAGGGCGCGGAGGTTCCGAACGACGACGAGCGAGCGGTCCGGTTCTGA
- a CDS encoding isoaspartyl peptidase/L-asparaginase has translation MKVIVHGGAGSAPDEPEPRQAVLDEAAETGAAESSVVDAVESAVHVLESSPRFNAGVGGAVQSDGAIRTDAGLMTSDREAGAACSMPGVEHAVSAARVVMEETPHVLVSGDHAVDLAADFGVETGADLWSEETREKWADLDDVPDGTPSEHLDWLAEKFGGSPESADDGEEADRNPKDHDTVGAVAYDGETDEFAAATSTGGRWLALAGRVGDVPQIGSGFFAAPAGGASATGAGEDIAKATLTRRAVRHLESGYEAQAAADRAVEEFAELTGSSAGVIVLDGDGNAGSAFNSEAMQTAVSDRSATE, from the coding sequence ATGAAGGTCATCGTTCACGGCGGGGCCGGAAGCGCCCCGGACGAACCCGAACCCAGACAGGCAGTGTTGGACGAGGCGGCCGAGACCGGCGCGGCCGAATCCTCGGTCGTAGACGCGGTCGAATCCGCGGTCCACGTCCTCGAATCGTCGCCCCGGTTCAACGCGGGCGTCGGCGGCGCGGTCCAGAGCGACGGCGCGATTCGGACCGACGCCGGCCTGATGACCAGCGACCGCGAGGCGGGAGCGGCCTGCTCGATGCCCGGCGTCGAACACGCCGTGAGCGCCGCCAGAGTCGTCATGGAGGAGACGCCCCACGTCCTCGTCTCGGGCGACCACGCGGTCGACCTCGCCGCGGACTTCGGGGTCGAGACCGGCGCGGACCTCTGGTCCGAGGAGACCCGCGAGAAGTGGGCCGACCTAGACGACGTGCCGGACGGCACCCCCAGCGAACACCTCGACTGGCTCGCCGAGAAGTTCGGCGGGAGTCCGGAGAGCGCCGACGACGGCGAGGAGGCGGACCGGAACCCGAAGGACCACGACACCGTGGGCGCAGTCGCGTACGACGGCGAGACCGACGAGTTCGCGGCGGCGACTTCGACCGGCGGCCGGTGGCTCGCGCTCGCGGGCCGAGTCGGCGACGTACCCCAGATAGGGAGCGGCTTCTTCGCGGCCCCCGCGGGCGGGGCCAGCGCGACCGGTGCGGGCGAAGACATCGCTAAAGCCACGCTGACCCGCCGGGCGGTCCGCCACCTCGAATCGGGCTACGAGGCGCAGGCCGCGGCCGACCGCGCCGTCGAAGAGTTCGCCGAACTCACCGGGTCGTCGGCGGGCGTCATCGTCCTCGACGGCGACGGGAACGCCGGGAGCGCGTTCAACTCCGAGGCGATGCAGACCGCGGTCAGCGACCGCTCCGCGACCGAGTGA
- a CDS encoding VOC family protein, translating into MLHHVELYASDFEASVSFWEWFLGELGYEEYQRWPDGRSWKRGPTYIVLVRAPEDYADEAYHRRRPGLNHLAFHAASRSQVDELTRKLRERGATILYEDDHPHAGGPDHYAVYVEDPERIKVEVVAPEATDR; encoded by the coding sequence CTGCTCCACCACGTCGAACTGTACGCCTCGGACTTCGAGGCGTCGGTCTCGTTCTGGGAGTGGTTCCTCGGGGAACTCGGCTACGAGGAGTACCAGCGGTGGCCCGACGGCCGGTCGTGGAAGCGCGGCCCGACGTATATCGTCCTCGTGCGCGCGCCGGAGGACTACGCCGACGAGGCGTACCACCGTCGCCGTCCGGGCCTGAACCACCTGGCGTTTCACGCCGCGTCGCGTTCGCAGGTGGACGAACTGACGCGGAAACTCCGGGAGCGGGGCGCGACGATTCTCTACGAGGACGACCATCCGCACGCGGGCGGGCCGGACCACTACGCCGTCTACGTCGAGGACCCCGAGCGAATCAAGGTGGAGGTCGTCGCCCCCGAAGCGACCGACCGGTGA
- a CDS encoding DUF5817 domain-containing protein: MYAVVGCSECQALKIVEGRPETTQCPRCGKRRKFERLKKFVETDDEDHAREVRSSMLANRQGEGEAFAELDSFTEMESQVENAGVSDEEYLEASGIDTDEVEAAAERVENRSASTRGTSRKDTVLAALRELDRPTEDEVVAFADEEGVPADYARDALEKLVRRGEVSESRGRYRLL, encoded by the coding sequence ATGTACGCCGTCGTGGGGTGTAGCGAGTGTCAGGCGCTCAAAATCGTGGAGGGGCGGCCCGAGACCACCCAGTGTCCGCGCTGCGGCAAGCGCCGGAAGTTCGAGAGGTTGAAGAAGTTCGTGGAGACCGACGACGAGGACCACGCCCGCGAGGTCCGGTCGTCGATGCTCGCCAACCGGCAGGGCGAGGGCGAGGCGTTCGCGGAACTCGACTCGTTCACCGAGATGGAGTCGCAAGTCGAGAACGCGGGCGTCTCCGACGAGGAGTACCTCGAAGCCTCGGGCATCGACACCGACGAGGTCGAAGCGGCCGCCGAACGCGTCGAGAACCGGTCGGCCAGCACGCGCGGGACCTCTCGGAAGGACACCGTGCTGGCGGCTCTGCGGGAACTCGACCGGCCGACCGAGGACGAGGTGGTCGCGTTCGCGGACGAGGAAGGCGTTCCGGCCGACTACGCCCGCGACGCGCTGGAGAAACTGGTCCGA
- a CDS encoding cupin domain-containing protein encodes MEVVPKDAEESTEAVEGVHLSLLAGAEEMNVQHFFIEPGAEVPEHSHDNEQTGYITQGTLTFLVDGEELDVSEGDSYAIPGDEPHAAENRGDVPVEGVDIFSPPRENPDWKD; translated from the coding sequence ATGGAAGTCGTACCCAAAGACGCGGAGGAGTCCACCGAGGCCGTCGAGGGCGTCCACCTCTCGCTGCTCGCCGGCGCCGAGGAGATGAACGTCCAGCACTTCTTCATCGAACCCGGCGCGGAGGTGCCCGAACACAGCCACGACAACGAGCAGACCGGGTACATCACGCAGGGGACGCTGACGTTCCTCGTGGACGGCGAGGAACTCGACGTGAGCGAGGGCGACTCCTACGCCATCCCCGGCGACGAACCCCACGCCGCCGAGAACCGCGGCGACGTGCCGGTCGAGGGCGTTGACATCTTCAGTCCGCCGCGTGAGAACCCGGACTGGAAGGACTGA
- the map gene encoding type II methionyl aminopeptidase, translating to MSETEVDLEAEKYEKHREAGEILAQVREEAADRVAVGTTQLEVAEYAEERIRELGGEPAFPVNISVDEEAAHATPSADDDTEFGEEMVNLDIGVHIDGWIADTAITVDLSGNPELEEASEEALDAALDMVEPGVETGDIGAEIESVIDGYGYNPVVNLTGHGLDQYQQHVSPNIPNRAVSQGVELEVGDVVAIEPFATDGTGKVTEGNDEEIFALEREGSVRDRQARKALEQITEEFRTLPFAQRWLDAPRAEMALRRLKMNDIVHGYPVLKEDDGKLVSQKEHTIIVTEDGCEVTTE from the coding sequence ATGAGCGAAACCGAGGTGGACCTCGAAGCCGAGAAGTACGAGAAGCACCGCGAGGCCGGCGAAATCCTCGCACAGGTCCGCGAGGAGGCCGCCGACCGCGTCGCGGTCGGAACGACCCAGTTGGAGGTCGCCGAGTACGCCGAGGAGCGCATCCGCGAACTCGGCGGCGAACCCGCGTTCCCGGTCAACATCAGCGTGGACGAGGAAGCCGCCCACGCGACGCCGAGCGCGGACGACGACACCGAGTTCGGCGAGGAGATGGTCAACCTCGACATCGGCGTCCACATCGACGGCTGGATAGCCGACACCGCGATTACGGTGGACCTGTCCGGCAATCCCGAACTCGAAGAGGCCAGCGAGGAGGCCCTCGACGCGGCGCTCGACATGGTCGAACCCGGCGTCGAGACCGGCGACATCGGCGCGGAAATCGAGTCGGTCATCGACGGCTACGGCTACAACCCGGTGGTCAACCTCACCGGCCACGGTCTCGACCAGTACCAGCAGCACGTCTCGCCGAACATCCCCAATCGAGCGGTCTCGCAGGGCGTGGAACTGGAGGTCGGCGACGTGGTCGCCATCGAACCGTTCGCCACCGACGGCACCGGCAAAGTGACCGAGGGCAACGACGAGGAGATATTCGCGCTCGAACGCGAGGGGTCGGTCCGCGACCGACAGGCCCGGAAGGCGCTCGAACAGATAACCGAGGAGTTCCGGACGCTCCCGTTCGCCCAGCGGTGGCTCGACGCGCCCCGCGCCGAGATGGCGCTGCGCCGCCTCAAGATGAACGACATCGTCCACGGCTATCCGGTTCTCAAGGAGGACGACGGCAAGCTAGTCAGCCAGAAGGAACACACCATCATCGTCACCGAAGACGGGTGTGAGGTCACGACCGAGTAG